TACAGtttagaatttagggtttgaatgtatgttgttggtgttgtctATGCAGATGGAAGCACTGGTGGAATTGAGATTTAACAGAAGGAAAGACAAATTTGAAGCTCCTGTTGTTGTTGACTGATCGAATGGACATTAAGATCACTGCCATGGAATGAATGGGTCTGTGATAAAGAGGGGTTTTGAGTTGAGGTAGTGATTCATAGGCATGGTCCTAGTAgtgttgtgagatgattgtgcTGTgaatgtgtttgagtttgagttatGGGTTGCAGAGAAGAATTTAGGGCTCAAGATAGAAATTGAATGTGTTTGTGTTAGATTGAATCATTGCAGAGACACGATAAGTTTATTGGATGTTAGAGAACTGAAAAGAATGAAGCAGCGATGGAAGTATAGATGAATTTTAGGAATTTGCAGGGAAAATGGCTGAAATTTGCCTGAGAAAAGCGCAGAAAACAGCTGAAACTCGATCTAATCTTTGTTATGTTGAATCAACTCGGTACCGACGATGGCTTATTCTGGTTAGCACGATGATCGATCCAACCAGCCAACTCAGACCGGCAATGACTTACGCTGTTCAAAATAAGGAATGGGTTTGGTGAGTTGGTGACAGATTTGAGGAtgtatatgtcttttactaagctggataaatgccacctatgcactaactgatggcaacaatttttttggatggaaaaggtcaaacgtgtggcattaaataaactctgaaaaaaacggtggcattttcttttTTGAGGCAGTCTTTAGAGTAGTTAAAATTCCATTGCTAATTTAAACTAGCAAATCTCGAAATTGCATTATCTCATGGATACTGAGGCTGTATATCATCTTGACTAGCTAGCAAAGTAACAAGTCTTCTTAATAGAATAACTCAACGTGAACGTTGAAAATAACAACACCCCATCCTTTTTTCTTCCAATGTACGTAGGATATGTACATATTCTAACATTCATTTGCGTTTCTACTCGGTATCAGTCAATACTCATCAGAGCGTATTCGTAATTTCGTATCGGCAGAACAAAACACGGTTTCCTAGCAAATTCAACGACATACACAAAACTAACCAATCACATCCTCCCACCTGTGAAATAGACCCACTTAGTTTCTTGATTTTCCCTGGATTTCTTCGGAAGTGATACACTCACGGCGGGCTGGATCCCGCAGTGTGCCCCGCAAGAGAGAAAAGTGGAAAAACCTAATGACCCAGCAGTTTTGCAGGGGTGGGTTTACTGTGGGACCCACACCCTCTCTCTCACACTCTCACTTTCGGTATGGTCCGCGGATCGATATAAATCATTTTTGAGATTTCTTACCCTCAAAAAGTCAAACCCGAAATATTGAAACCATAAGAATCTGCACAAGTAATATAAAAAGGATGTTGTTCCATCCATGCAGTCAATCCCACTCTGTTGAAACCTTCTCTGGATTAAGAAAAAGAAGCAGAAGCAGAAAAAAAAGATGTTGAGGCTACCGGAAGAGATTCAGGTAGATGTTTTCTTAAGGTTACCCGTGAAAACTATCTTGAACTGTAGATGTGTATGCAAACCCTGGTGTAAACTACTTTACAACGGTAAATTTATTAAGGATCACTTTAACCATACAAGTAATAATACAAACCCTAGGCTCATGCCTGTGACTTTCGAGCACGACATGAGACCTATGTATGGTTCAATAGATTATGCTTCAATATCATCAGCATTGTCGTCGTCATCTGCAACATGTATATTTGATGGAACTATTCCAATGAATTACCTTCTCCAAGACGAATGGTTTGCTAATCTTATTAGCAATATACTGGATTCTTGTTATGGTTTGATTTGCATAAGCTTACCAAATAAGGAATTTTGTATTCGGAACCCATCAACCGGCAAATATAAGATAATGAAAAAATAGCCAAAATGTCCCAATTTGGGAGGCATGGTTGCAGAAATGCCCCGGATTTTCAAAAAAAGTTAAAATGCCCCAATTCGTTAACTTTTACATCCAAGATCGTTAAATGGTGAATTTGGCACACATGTGACTTCACACATGTGATAAAAAGACAATAATAACCCTTCAGGGTTAAGGGTTTGGGTTCAGGGTTCGGGATTTAGGGTTCAGGGGTGGTGGTGGAGGcgtcggtggtggtggcggcggtggtggtggtggcggcagtgGTTGTGGCGACGACGACGATGCTGATGATAACAACgacgatggtggtggtggcggtggcggtggtggtggtagcgATGCTGGTGGTTGTGGCGGTGGTTGTGACGatagcggtggtggtggttgtgacgGCGACAATGGTGGTAGttttcggtggtggtggtggtggttgtcggCGGTGGTGGcgttggtagtggtggtggtcggcggcggcggtggtgtcggcggcggaggtggtggtggtgaggatATGACACGTGTCGCAATATTAAAGGTGGTCATTTTCTAAGAAGAAAAGGTGAATTTAATAAAAAATCAGGTTTAAAAATGACTTTTTTTTTCGCGTATGAGAATTCACATATTCACAAAATTGACCACTTAACTAGcttggatggaaaaactaacgaaTTTGGGCATTTTGACTTTTTTTTCAAAATTCGGGGCATTTTCACTAACGACACCCAACGACACCCCCAATTTGGGGCATTTTAAATCTTAGCCCGAAGATAATATTATGGGATTTTTGTGGAGAATTCGAGTACAATGTCAGATATGGCTTTGGTTACGACTGCATAAATGATGATTACAAATTGGTAAAAGTTGGGACGAATTACTATTCTGAGTATTCTCAAATTCAGGTCTATACATTAGGATCAAAGTCGTGGAAAATTATCGAGAGCATGAACCGTTATAAGGATCATCTTCGGAGTaaattgtttgtttgttttttgaatggagctcttcattggtcaAGATTTATCGAAGCAATTAATTCCAATGTGATAGTCTCTTTCGATATCAGCAATAAGAGATTTGTGGATTTTGTATATCCTGAAGAAGTTAATCAAATGTTGCGAAGCAGTAGATATGACTGTGTCGGAGTTTTGGAAGACCGTCTCTATCTGATGGTTAATGATATTCATGATACAGATTATCGCATTGATGCATGGTTAATGCAAAGTTATGGAGTGCCAGAAtcttggactaaacaattcagtTTTAAATATCTTCCACGCAGTATCCATTTTGGATCCTTGAAGCTAGTATGGTCTTTTGCGAATGACGAAGTTCTAATAGATGTTGGCTATGAAAAAATTTATATGACCGCAAGAATGATGCAACCAAAGTTTTGAAAATCAGGGGTATTGATATGGAATTGAATGAACCGGTAAGTTATGTGGAGAGTCTAGTATCACTAAACTCGGGTACCTTTGTAGGGAAAAGGATCGGAAATGAAGTCACGAAGAAGCAAAGACAAAAGTAAAAGTACTGATATGCAAACTTTGTTATTATCTTGCGGACAGACTGTTATGTAATTTCAATTACGAGTTACTGAAATTTGAATtgaaatttttttcaaaattgtTACAGTTTTTGTACATTCATATAGTTGCCAATTTGAAAACGTCAGGCATGTTCTTTCACCTTGCACATGTGATTTATACTACTTCATATTAGTATTATTTATGTATTTACTAGAGAGCAGAATCCAATTATATTACTTGTTGGCAGAAAAACTAGTGGTGCGTTAGATTTACATCTCACATAAGTAGATACTGTAGAGAGACAGTCTAGATTGTGACTCATTACTCTCATTAACTCGGAGACCTCTATCACGGAGAGAGAACGTCTAAGTTGCAAGTTCCAGCTATTTACTTGGGCAGGCTTAGGTAATCTAAAAATCTTGGACTTCATTTTTTTCTAAGTTATTGGACAGTAGCTCAGTTTGTTCAGAAGTTGTTCTTAGGAACGAAAAGTAGCATAACATCATAATTTTCTTGTGCTAAACTGGAATGCTAAGCCCAACTTTCAAAACCTGGCAACTAAAGGACAAAAAAGATAGTAATTAAATGGATGAAAGTACAAATTTACGTTCACTATCAAATTCAATCACAAGCCTTATCCTTCGTCAAAACCTAAATCATTTCTACTAACAATCTTTCATCAAAACctatttttttttcagttttcatgataatcaaaaactaacctaatcacaaagttctcaATTTTTTGGTTTTCGGACAATATTTCGGCTTCAAACAACCAAGTGTATTGAGTTAAATCCTTTCAAGACAAACCTCTCAAGTGAGATTCATcaatgattttgaaaaaaacggtggtCTAACAATTTCACCcaacatttcgcttagcaatctgtatgtattaacttcaatatactttcaagagaataaactagacagtcagactcaatcttaataaaagtatatcaaatatttatatctcaatctctcaattcaatccgctatcaaacaaataataatttgtgagcctgattgagtataatagagataacttgaacggtaccggagaccaatgttcaaggatcaatcaatttcaatcaacaaccaaaggttggatttactaattgatcgattcaaagcacaacctgtgatatttcaattatataacaaaatgtaatgtggagaagaaataacacatacaccagaatctgttaacgaggaaaccgcaaatgcagaaaacccccgggacctagtccagatttgaacaccacattgtattaaatcgctacagacactagcctactacaaagctaactttggtctggaatgtagttgaaccctaatcaatctcacactgattcaaggtacagtcgtgttccttacgtctctgatcccattaagatactacacacttgattcccttagctgatctcgcccacaactaagagttgatacgacccaaagtcgaagacttgataaacaaatctgtatcacaccgaaaagtctattgaatagataaatctgtctcccggagatatacctacgagtttttgttcttttttttttaaaatcaaggtgaacaggaaccaattgataacccggacttatattcccgaagaacagcctagaattatcaatcacctcacaataatcttaatcgattaacgaacaagatattgtgggatcacaaacgatgagacgaaggtgtttgtgactacttttctatcttgcctatcggagatataaatctcaagccaatcttacgattgtactcaatcacgatagaaacaacaagatcagatcatgcaaaatagttgggtctggcttctcaatcccaatgaagtctttaagtcgttaacctacagggtttcgtgaaaaacctaaggttaaaggagaatcgactctagcttatacaactagtatcacacaggaggtgtggggattaggtttcccaattgctagagttctcctttatatagatttaaaatcagggtttacaatctaagctaccttggtaacaaagcattcaatattcatcgttagatgaaaatatgattagattcaagctaatatctttcaactgttagatcgaacttagcttgttatacacaaatgaaatgtaacttcatttaggtttgagtaaccgtacctaaacgtgtacacttagtcggatcaaaaatagttaactaatggttagccatatgaacactttcatatcaaccttattcatctttactataactagttcaaatgactcaaatgaactagttagagagttgttcaatttcttagacctcatagaagtatacaagacacaatcgaagcaaaatcggttttgattcactcgaatcaattcatgaacattatatccatggtttgaaaagattgcattccttattatataaatattttagttcatgaacaaaccgattttagaaagtaacctacctaagtatgcaaacgggtacgcataattaagtaaccggattgagtttgtttttcactttcaaactccagctgaaattcacagacgtgaaacttccgccagtatgcgtacgggtacgcatactcacccggatttccaacaaccgccaatacgcgtacgggtacacatactttgggttcccggttttggacttttacacaaatgtgagaacacactatgtttatatccaaagatggttatttgttctaaactctcatttcaatcattgaaactttcttagaggatgttaaaatagttgttattcacaaactattttcatcaaagcgattttcaagttattgaaataatcaacatgactttcgtcacgagtaaagatgaacttgtctaaaacgaaagcttaccaacacatatttcaagaaatagataggcgagataaactcggctccaaatagcaaatgtgtatagttgaagtctatatagcaatacgacttttgtctcaaataagagatagagtagatagacttttgagtgatagataagttcaagtatccacaaacctttttttgatgaagttccacaagttcccttgagtagttcttcgtcttcaatcgatgaatgtcgtggagtctaaggctcaactacacttactatcctaatccgaggcttagttataagtagactagaaatcaagactaatagttttggaaactaaacttgacaaacaagcttgagatagcaacggttgcgagttcgaccgagcaatgctctaacagatttaaCTATGAATCTATGAAATTTCTCATCAAATTATTCTGAAACCAAACCACAATCGGTTGATATATGCATTAAAAAAacgattgttgttgatgttcccCAAAATCGTTTTTTTATTATGCaactacataaaccgattctgggttgatgttcttcgtgtttaatgaacatcaaccacaatcAGTTTATGTTAACTATATTTGAATTTTTGCACAAAACCtgaaatttttatctttatattataGAGCATGAAAATACGAATTGAACGTAAAATGAATGAGATCATTTCAACATCggaagaagaagttatgagcaaaacagttTCATGAAATGCCCAGATTTACAATTGGTTTATGTGGGAAttaatataaaccgattctggtggaaaaaaatcacagaaaaacttttaaattttacaatcggtttatgttctaAGCCTTATAAACCGATCTAAGAGGGCATggacataaaccgattctggtctgatttttttcatgttttgatgatgaatcaagattaattgatttctagtttagtttgactaaacatcaattaatcacccgattaacactaattaatcaggggtaaatTAGCCACTATGTAAAATAGTTAGACAAGGGGTCTTCTCTTTTAACttttaatgaccctttttgtccatTAGTAGTAGGCCCCAAATAACTAGACTAGGACCTAAACTAGTCAGGTTTCAAATGAATTATTCATACTACGAAGTCAGTGAAAATTGTGTAATTGAGATGTTATCTAGACGTGTTATGGAAGCACAAGACTCAAATGTTGAGGATAGACTGGAATCCAAAATTCTTAGAATTCATAATTTAAGTGCAGACGAGTTTAATAGAAGGGGGTTAAGACTCGAATAAACAAACCCCACATAAGTACTAGACTTAACTGCCTAAGCAAAAACCGAATGTTTTTGCAAATTTTGGTACGGGTGTGCCAGGACTTAGCAGTAGTGCATCGTATGCAGATCCGGGTCTGAGGCAGTACAAGTCGTGCGACCGCATAAGGCCCAGCTCTGTTGAGGGTCTTTTTCTTCCCCAACACAACAGTCATAAATAAATTGTATTCTCTTGAGGATTTGTTTAGTCATAGGTAGGGGTGAGCATGTAGCCCGAGATCTGTGGTTTTCATTCGGCCCAACCGCATTTTGCGGATGGATACTAGACCGTTCACTAGTGAATTGGATGCGGCTGAAACTTTTATGAACCGATGGATTTTGGATTGGATGTCGATACACTCTTAAAAATCCATTGGACATCCACATCCGTTACATTTAACATACTTatacgattttttttttgaagcatttataATATATGATGTTAATTATGTATTTTTAATAGTCCTCCATATAGTCGATTATCTCTTCATCATTCCTTTCATCAAACTTTTAAGGCTTGAGCTTGAGAAGCAAAattaagtcatattccttgatcGGTCATTATTCAAGTCATTATTTAAGTCAATTCTGTTAGGTCGTGTTTGGCCGCTTGGATATCCTTATCCTAGGATGGGTTATCTAGATAAAACGGTTATATCCTGTTTGTCTTCCCTCAACTCCCAACTTGGGATAAGAATAAGAAAACCCACCGTGATTTTCGTATGCTAAAAAGGTGTGATTAAGGTATTCCCTCATATACCTGTTTTTCCAATTTCCTCGCCAAGGATAGAACTCCACAATCCCATTACCATTCCCACGAATCCATGATACCTGTATCACCATTACTAAACCCACGATAGGGTTTTTCATACCCAATTTCTTCCATATCCTATATATACTGATGCAAAGCTATTGTTTCCACATAAATTCATCCCAGTTGATTTCTACGATTCATCCCACATAAATTCATCCCACATAAATTGGCACAAGGTATTCTCTTCTTCTCAACTAGTTTAGTTTAACAAATTCATCCCAGTTGATTTCTACGATTCAGTTTGTTACAAATCTGATTTGGTTTTTCTTACAGAGCAATTACCGATCAAATCTGCAACAGATCAATTAAATTAGTAGGTAATTTTTTACATCTGATTCAATTTCTATGATTCAATTCATCCTAGTAATTTCTATGATTCAATTTCTTATCATGCAAATCTGATTTGCAAGTTGCTATAAAATCTGattcaatttgttttttttttacagaaGGGTTTTCATATCATATCCGCTAGGAATCAATTGCAAGTTACTGGTACCATATTCatcctctttctttttttttatcatctttGTTGATGCATGAgtatttatccatcttcttattaTTGTGTATGTTGTCTTTTGTTTTTTTCAGTTGCATGTTGCTGATATCATCTTCATAGATTAATGATTTGGTTTttctgttgatagtggtttttcttCTCATTACTacatatattttcttttttttgtatcaATTGCATGTTGCTGGTATCATCGCAATTATAATGATTTAGGTTGTTTGTTTATAGTAGGTTGGTATGACTTAAATTTGGGAAAAAATTTTTAGTAGATTTGATTGAATCAGTAGGTAATTCATTTTTTTATGACAAGCTTTGTTTGAGTAATTACTAGCTTCCCAAGTTCACAGGGTTAAGCTTTGTTGTGTGGCCAAGTTTCCTGAAAAGTTTGTTTAGCAATAGCTTACATATTCAGTTGATTATAGAATATGGAGAGTGATCAATCATCCAACCCCCAAACTGGAAGGACAACTTGGACTCCTCCCATGGATAGACTGTTCATAGGTCTAATGGAAGACCAAGTACAGAAAGGACAACTACTCGATGGTCAATTCAGCAAATATGCTTGGACACACTTTGTTGATAATTTCAAGCAGAGTTTTGGTTCTTCTTTTACCAAGGATGTGTTGAAAAATCGTATGAAAACTTTGAAGAAGAACTATGTTGCTGTGAGTACTCTTAGAGGTCAAAGTGGATTTGGATGGGATCAGTAGCGAGAAATTGTGATTGCTGATGATGCTGTATGGGATGATTATATCAAGGTTTGTAATTTATCTTATTCTTTAAAAATTTAATGaattttgattttcgttttgtatTTAGAAGATATGCTAATAGGAAAATTTTATAATTCCACTTGCAGAAGCATCCTGATGTCAAATGCTGGAGGACAAAGACCCTTGCTCACTTTGATGAGTTAGCTATTATATTTGGGGATAATAGGGCCAATGGAAGGTATAGCCGTTGTAGGAATGACAATACTGTGCAAGATGATGATGACCATGATAATGAAAATTTAGATAACACTCAATCTCCAGATACCCCTCAAGAACAGAATGAGAATGGATATAAATATAAGGATGAGGACTTGCGTACATCTGACACTCAAAAAAGGGCTCGAGCTTCAACAGGTCTGAATTCACGTCCTTTTAGAAAGACCAAAAAGAGTACAGGAGAAGGAATGGTAGATGCAATTCAGGTAATGGCAGCGGCTGTGAACAATGTTGCGactaagaaagaagaaaacaaaatatcATCATCTTTAGAGGCAAGTTTAGTGTCCGCACTGGAGGATGTACCAAATTTGGATGATGATACTTTTGTGCAGGCTCTAGATTTATTGGAAGATGAAAAGAAAGCTAAGATTTTCATTGCATTGTCTGGGAACATGAAACGACAGTGGTTGTTATCGAAGCTCAATATTCCCGCATATTATCTTTCCAGTTTTAGTGACTAGGTGTCTGATAGGGTGAAGTTTGGCCACATAGTATTCTCAGGGATTTCGAATTACTAGGTTATGTTTAAGTTTCTTTTCATTTAGTAGTTTGTGTCAGAGATTTaattttgttaatgtttaagTTTAGTGTTGTTATGGTACTGTAATAGTAGTTTTCCTTTCATTTTTCATGAACTATGTTCCTGCTATATGAATTAAATtgatatgtttttatttttaaagtttccATGTTGATTTTTAATCTTCTATATTCTTTCTGTTGGTAGGTACATATAAGATATCGTAATATGGCGAGTTCTGACGATGAAGAAGATTTGGTAGTAGTTGTAACAGCAGCCACAACAACACTAATTGTTGTTTATTACCAATATTTTTTGGAGAAAACAATATGCCATGATTCAATTCTTAGTGGTGCAGCTCATGTAGATGAAGTCTTAAATGGTCATGATGCACGATGTCAGGATAGTTTTCGTATGGAAAAACATGTTTTCTTAAGATTATGTGATATGTTGAAAGAAAAGGAGTTACTTCGTCATAGTAATGGAGTTCGTGTTGAAGAAAAAGTAGCAATTTTTATGCTTGTTGTTGGACATAATGAACGTAACAGGATACTTCAAGAGCGTTTTCAGCATTCAGGTGAGACAATTAGTAGACATTTTAATGCAGTCTTGGATGCTATTGTTGCATTGGCAGATGATTTTCTTGTACCAGCAGGGCCTGATACCCCCACTGAAATCTTAGAAAACCCAAGATTTTATCCATACTTCAAGGTATTGCATATCTTCAACCAAGCTTTATCACATAAACTCAATTAGTTTTTGTTGTATATATAAATATGTTTGTATCCACAGCCAACTACTTTTTACTCGTATTCTTTTCATTATAGGATTGTATAGGAGCCATTGATGGAACACAAATACCAGCAATGGTTGGTCTCGACGAACAAGTCCCTTTTTGGTGCAGAAAAGGGTTCATTTCGCAAAATGTTTTAGTAGCTTGTTCCTTTGACTTACAGTTTCAGTATGTTCTAGCTGGTTGGGAAGGCTCGGCTGCTGATTCACGCATACTAGATTCAGCTCTAACAAGATGCGATAGATTAATTGTGCCCGAAGGTATAACGTGCTATCATATATTTTTCATTCTACTTCCAAATACTATTGCCAACCCATGTTTCTAGCTTTGACATCTTTTTAACGGGAATCTCAGGTAGACAACTACTTTTTAATTAGATAGATAGGCATGCTGGTCATgctgtatttttcatcatttgttcAATTCATCATTTACTATCAAAGAAACCCTCCAGCTGAATTATGTGTTTGGAATTCCTAGAGCATGATATTTAATCTCATCTGTGAGCATGACATTTTAATGATTATTGGGAACTATTTGTCTGTTTTTTTACACTCCCCATGTCTCAGTTCAGTGGTCTTCCGAGACCCACTTAATCTCATCTGTGAATCCATTTCATTGATACTCACGGGTGGCTCTCAGTTCAATGGTCTTCCAAATGGTAAACGAGTAAAATACGGGCAGTAAcaagggttttggttttggtagTTACTGTTGGTTTTAGCACTGCATTGCAATAGCTGCCATTCCTATTCCTACTGTTGCAGGGAAAATTGTACAATGTTTGTACTTCATTTTAGAATGGGGAAGAAGATCCTATATGCAGTAGAGTCTATAATCACATTTATGTTATATCCACGGAGAGCTTGATTGATAACTTAACCTTTTTTTGTTTGTACAGGTAAATTTTATCTCGGTGATGCAGGATTCGCCAATATGCCGCAGTTTATTACTCCATATCGTGGTGTCCGTTATCACTTGAAGGAATTTGGTGTAAATCGTCCAAAATGTGCAAAGGAATTATTCAATCTCCGACATGCATCGTTACTGAATGCAATTGAACGTGCTATCGGTATACTTAAAAGACGCTTCACTATTTTGCAACTGCAGCCTCAATATCCATTCGAATCACAAGTGAAAATTGTACTTGCATGTTGCATCCTTCATAACCACATCCGCAGAGAGTGCATTAATGACTTGATTTTCGATGATGAGAACTTACAAAACCTACTAGAAACCGATACAAGAATGCAACAAGACAGTGAATGCCCTACACTTGGGAGAAATAGACAACGAGAAGTAGCTTCAGAACTTCGAACTTCAATCGCAGATGCAATGTGGAATGATTATCAGCGTCGCTGCCGCGGCTAATGTTTGCATACTGTTGAGTTAGACTTGGATACTGTTATTTTCATATTGTTGTTTAAATTGGATGAGTTAGACTTGGATATTGTTATTTGCATGTTGTTTAAATTCGAGAGCGAAACAAACATGATTCAAGTTATACTTATGATTTCTGTTGGGTGATTGAGATGTTAACCAAACAACTTCTATGTTAATCTAGGATAAGATAAAATTTGAGACAAACATAATTCAAGTTAACCAATTCCTAGTTAGATA
This genomic stretch from Papaver somniferum cultivar HN1 chromosome 5, ASM357369v1, whole genome shotgun sequence harbors:
- the LOC113280597 gene encoding putative nuclease HARBI1; its protein translation is MASSDDEEDLVVVVTAATTTLIVVYYQYFLEKTICHDSILSGAAHVDEVLNGHDARCQDSFRMEKHVFLRLCDMLKEKELLRHSNGVRVEEKVAIFMLVVGHNERNRILQERFQHSGETISRHFNAVLDAIVALADDFLVPAGPDTPTEILENPRFYPYFKDCIGAIDGTQIPAMVGLDEQVPFWCRKGFISQNVLVACSFDLQFQYVLAGWEGSAADSRILDSALTRCDRLIVPEGKFYLGDAGFANMPQFITPYRGVRYHLKEFGVNRPKCAKELFNLRHASLLNAIERAIGILKRRFTILQLQPQYPFESQVKIVLACCILHNHIRRECINDLIFDDENLQNLLETDTRMQQDSECPTLGRNRQREVASELRTSIADAMWNDYQRRCRG